In Mus musculus strain C57BL/6J chromosome 14, GRCm38.p6 C57BL/6J, the following are encoded in one genomic region:
- the Fam170b gene encoding protein FAM170B → MKHHLIEHRGEQTPGTAVGMASPDAAEESTGVCWPGGAMRRNESSPRPGPAFLPDDDIYLAARAQGVLGWSSSPSSQSSSEYQSYSQYQSWDSSKSEEQQETPPESVCALYTHVQTVRGVAVAWETDDGFEPVTRKPLIREAEFIKRQRRKGSSFEMASNTDLRWELEDCKHYCPQTEDPVDCCMQELRAPPDWLVTTNHGLRCVACCRVFPTLEALLDHAQHGIQDGFSCQIFFEEMLERKRTRDQKQDQQPVEEEQSLSDSSECTRLLTKVLPWQQQPQQQPQEQQKQQQQQQQKQRQQEQQQHQQQQQQPQPLKQQQQQQQQQPLQPQPLKQQPLQPLQPQPQPQPQKQQQRQQQRQQQPPRQQQKQQPLQQQGK, encoded by the exons ATGAAACACCATCTCATTGAGCATAGGGGAGAACAGACACCTGGGACCGCCGTGGGCATGGCCAGCCCAGACGCCGCAGAGGAGAGCACAGGAGTGTGCTGGCCAGGTG GGGCCATGAGGAGGAATGAGTCATCTCCGCGGCCAGGGCCTGCCTTCCTCCCTGACGATGACATCTACTTGGCAGCCCGGGCACAGGGGGTGCTGGGTTGGAGCAGCTCTCCATCATCCCAGTCGTCCTCCGAGTATCAGTCCTACTCTCAGTACCAGTCCTGGGACTCCAGCAAATCTGAGGAGCAGCAGGAGACTCCACCTGAGAGCGTGTGCGCCCTGTATACCCACGTGCAGACTGTGCGCGGCGTGGCAGTGGCTTGGGAGACTGATGATGGCTTTGAGCCAGTCACCAGGAAGCCCCTTATCCGGGAGGCTGAGTTCATCAAGCGTCAGCGGCGGAAAGGCTCCTCCTTTGAGATGGCCTCCAACACAGACCTGCGCTGGGAGCTGGAAGACTGCAAGCACTACTGCCCGCAGACTGAGGACCCTGTGGACTGCTGCATGCAGGAGCTACGAGCACCACCAGACTGGCTGGTCACCACCAACCATGGCTTGCGCTGTGTGGCCTGCTGCAGAGTCTTCCCTACGCTGGAGGCTCTGCTGGACCACGCCCAGCATGGCATCCAAGATGGCTTCAGCTGCCAAATATTCTTCGAGGAGATGCTGGAAAGGAAGCGGACCCGGGATCAAAAGCAGGACCAACAGCCTGTAGAAGAGGAGCAGAGCCTTTCGGACAGTAGTGAATGTACCAGGCTCCTAACCAAGGTGCTTCCCTGGCAGCAGCAGCCGCAGCAGCAGCCGCAGGAgcaacagaagcagcagcagcagcaacagcagaagcagcggcagcaggagcagcagcaacatcaacagcagcagcagcagccgcagccactgaagcagcagcagcagcagcagcagcagcagccattgCAGCCGCAGCCACTGAAGCAGCAGCCGTTGCAGCCGTTgcagccgcagccgcagccacagccacagaagcagcagcaaaggcagcagcagaggcagcagcagccaccgcgacagcagcagaaacaacagCCACTGCAGCAACAGGGAAAGTAG